One genomic segment of Chitinophaga sancti includes these proteins:
- a CDS encoding phage tail sheath family protein, whose translation MASLMTPGVYIEEKNAFPSSVVAVETAVPVFIGYTQIAERFGKSLINKPTRITSFAEFVANFGEGFNAKFTIAAADPAKPGETFMIDKKPYTVTINEKNTLYLFNSIRLFYANGGSNCYIVSVGTYGDKPDGVEIAGEDFFGSATKPNIFDLLKKEYEPTLVVIPDAIALGEAAYNTIYTKVLAHCQETQSRFGIFDLAQQGLTDTTEDVVKKFRDGIGINSLNYGAAYYPWLKTAIVQPSEVTFANLDDKVDLSTLLPEVNAQKIVTTFKAVATPDDDAKKNYHQSLKAASPTYTSIIEEIRSRLNEMPPSGAIAGLYTMVDNNRGVWKSPANVSINMVTAPAVNISHDEQKDLNVDVMAGKSINVIRPFPGIGVLVWGGRTLDGNSADWCYVNVRRTLIMIEQSIKLATRAYVFEPNDGTTWVTVKSMINNFLNNLWKQGALAGAAPEAAYDVQIGLGTTMTPQDILEGKMLITVKVAIVRPAEFIVITFQQQMQQS comes from the coding sequence ATGGCCTCACTAATGACACCAGGCGTTTATATCGAAGAAAAGAACGCCTTCCCCAGCTCGGTGGTCGCCGTCGAAACAGCGGTTCCTGTATTTATCGGCTATACGCAAATAGCCGAGCGATTCGGGAAATCGCTGATCAACAAGCCCACCCGCATTACTTCCTTTGCGGAGTTCGTAGCGAACTTCGGCGAAGGATTTAATGCGAAGTTTACCATCGCTGCGGCAGACCCTGCCAAACCCGGTGAAACCTTTATGATCGATAAAAAACCTTATACGGTTACGATCAATGAGAAAAATACATTGTACCTCTTCAACAGTATTCGTCTCTTTTACGCAAACGGTGGCAGCAACTGTTATATCGTATCCGTTGGCACCTATGGCGATAAGCCTGATGGAGTCGAGATTGCCGGGGAAGACTTTTTCGGCTCTGCTACCAAACCGAATATCTTCGATCTTCTCAAAAAGGAATATGAACCTACCCTGGTGGTCATTCCTGATGCCATCGCACTCGGCGAAGCTGCATACAATACCATTTACACCAAGGTACTCGCGCACTGCCAGGAAACGCAGAGCCGCTTTGGTATCTTCGACCTCGCACAACAAGGTCTGACAGACACCACAGAGGACGTGGTGAAAAAATTCAGGGATGGTATTGGCATCAATTCACTGAACTATGGCGCGGCCTACTACCCCTGGCTAAAAACAGCCATCGTACAACCCAGCGAAGTCACCTTCGCCAACCTGGACGACAAGGTAGACCTGAGCACACTACTGCCGGAAGTAAACGCGCAAAAAATCGTTACCACCTTCAAAGCAGTAGCTACACCTGATGATGATGCTAAAAAGAATTATCACCAGTCGCTCAAAGCCGCCAGCCCTACCTACACCAGTATCATTGAAGAAATCAGGTCACGCCTGAATGAAATGCCTCCCAGTGGCGCTATTGCAGGACTGTATACCATGGTTGACAATAACCGTGGCGTATGGAAATCTCCCGCCAATGTGAGTATCAACATGGTAACGGCACCTGCTGTAAACATCTCGCATGATGAGCAGAAAGACCTCAACGTCGACGTGATGGCCGGTAAGTCTATCAACGTGATCAGACCTTTTCCCGGTATCGGCGTCCTGGTCTGGGGCGGCAGAACCCTGGACGGTAACAGCGCTGACTGGTGCTACGTCAATGTTCGACGCACCCTCATCATGATCGAGCAATCTATCAAGCTGGCGACCCGTGCATATGTATTCGAACCAAATGATGGTACAACCTGGGTAACCGTAAAAAGCATGATTAACAACTTCCTGAACAACCTCTGGAAACAAGGCGCTCTTGCAGGTGCCGCACCGGAAGCTGCTTATGATGTACAGATCGGCTTAGGCACAACCATGACCCCACAGGATATCCTCGAAGGCAAAATGCTTATCACGGTAAAAGTAGCCATCGTACGACCTGCAGAATTCATCGTGATCACTTTCCAGCAACAAATGCAGCAATCATAA
- a CDS encoding DUF5908 family protein yields the protein MALEIRELVIKVTITSGQTPRQEAPDAALIRQLKDKIVKECMQQLKAGLKTSTEDR from the coding sequence ATGGCGCTTGAAATACGTGAACTGGTCATCAAAGTCACCATTACCTCCGGGCAGACACCCAGGCAGGAAGCGCCGGATGCTGCCCTCATCCGGCAACTAAAAGATAAGATTGTAAAGGAGTGTATGCAACAATTAAAAGCAGGTTTGAAAACCAGCACTGAAGACAGATAA
- a CDS encoding phage tail protein — translation MADDGSAQSQTVWPLVKFSFKVMWDGAELIFQEVTGLSSETQIIEYRGGSSPVYSTVKMPGIQKFSNITLKKGIFKGDKALWDKYSAIKMNTYKRSSIVISLLDEGQQVAMSWTLKNAFPSKITVTDMKSDANEVAVETMEVAHEGLAPS, via the coding sequence ATGGCAGATGACGGATCAGCACAGTCACAGACGGTGTGGCCTTTGGTCAAATTCTCCTTTAAGGTGATGTGGGACGGCGCCGAACTGATTTTCCAGGAAGTCACTGGGTTATCGTCCGAAACACAGATCATCGAATACAGAGGTGGCAGTAGCCCTGTATACTCCACAGTGAAAATGCCGGGTATTCAGAAGTTCTCCAACATTACCCTGAAGAAAGGCATCTTCAAAGGTGACAAAGCGCTGTGGGACAAATACAGCGCTATCAAGATGAACACCTACAAACGCTCCAGCATCGTTATCAGCCTGCTGGACGAAGGTCAGCAGGTAGCGATGAGCTGGACATTGAAAAATGCCTTCCCATCAAAGATTACGGTGACAGACATGAAATCTGATGCGAATGAAGTGGCCGTAGAAACTATGGAAGTAGCTCACGAAGGTTTAGCTCCAAGTTGA
- a CDS encoding DUF4255 domain-containing protein, with product MIYETLSCIADEINKYFNRQLHLSEDKVVLSSIVNQDGSIAIQGENKVVLTLINVEKEPLGKSAPGFNNGNVAARSMPPVCINLYILFAAYFSSNNYAEALRFLSFIIAYFQSGNVLTSANTPSLDKRIDKLMFEMESLGTERLNNVWATLGAKYMPSVIYKMRMLTFDEGVIREYRPHVSAPSGSTSPV from the coding sequence AACAGACAACTGCATCTCAGCGAAGACAAAGTAGTGTTGTCGTCCATCGTCAACCAGGATGGCTCTATTGCAATCCAGGGCGAAAATAAGGTTGTACTTACGCTCATTAACGTAGAAAAGGAACCACTGGGCAAAAGCGCACCAGGCTTTAATAACGGTAATGTAGCAGCACGAAGCATGCCCCCGGTATGCATCAACCTCTATATACTATTTGCAGCTTATTTCAGTAGTAATAACTATGCGGAAGCATTGCGCTTCCTCTCTTTCATTATTGCATACTTTCAGTCCGGCAATGTGCTGACCAGCGCGAATACTCCCTCGCTGGACAAGCGGATAGATAAACTGATGTTTGAAATGGAGAGCCTGGGTACAGAGCGGCTGAATAATGTATGGGCCACCCTGGGTGCGAAGTATATGCCATCTGTAATTTACAAGATGCGTATGCTCACATTCGATGAGGGAGTAATCAGGGAATACAGGCCTCATGTATCGGCACCATCCGGTAGTACAAGCCCTGTATAA
- the vgrG gene encoding type VI secretion system tip protein VgrG, giving the protein MPAPSPANIQDVNFAFTVAVADNPVEEKYPIVSIQVVHEVNRISYAEIVIAEGLNDDTEGDAGNFPISEGDDFIPGNEIAISAGYGTGEQTGIFKGVIVKQAITASAEGGTKLIVTCRHKAVKMTYNRKECEFDAMTDSAIMSKLVGNYSLTATVTSTSSQLETVFQKMSTDWDFLLTRAAFNGFVTTMYDDDITVGLPDFSTDPVLNIAMGDSIIDFKGEVSAEKQPPSLQTAAWDPGTLALITANATEPTVTTPGNQTATSLSGKLDQTAFQVTSTVPLVQADLKTWADNLLLRMRMSAVKGQVSFIGNGTVKPGDMITLNGVGARFNGNAYVSMVRHSMEEGEWTTTVGFGFSEKPIYDKEQYSYSNANGQVPPIHGLQLATVVKISADPGSTYRVQVKPVSAYAEQKGIWARLANYYATSGAGAVFCPEVGDEVILGFLENDARYPIILGSLYGKANTPPLSQADEKNNIKALYTRSQLQVNFDDDKKIIKITTPGNNSITISDEGKSITLQDQNSNSIKLDDSGITLNSAKDIVLKATGNITMEATQKLTGKATQDLELSGLNIKQTAQVGFTAQGNASAELSASGQTVIKGGMVMIN; this is encoded by the coding sequence ATGCCGGCACCATCACCCGCCAATATACAGGACGTCAATTTCGCCTTCACCGTTGCCGTTGCAGACAACCCGGTGGAAGAAAAATATCCCATTGTATCTATACAGGTCGTGCATGAAGTGAACCGTATCTCCTACGCTGAAATCGTGATTGCTGAGGGACTGAATGATGATACAGAAGGCGATGCGGGTAATTTCCCCATTAGTGAGGGCGATGATTTCATTCCGGGTAATGAGATCGCTATTTCTGCAGGGTATGGTACAGGTGAGCAAACAGGTATCTTCAAAGGAGTGATCGTTAAACAGGCTATCACAGCCAGTGCAGAAGGTGGCACCAAACTGATCGTGACCTGCAGACACAAAGCCGTGAAGATGACATACAACAGGAAGGAATGTGAATTTGATGCCATGACAGACAGTGCCATCATGAGCAAACTCGTAGGCAACTATAGTTTAACCGCTACTGTTACCAGCACCAGTTCGCAACTGGAAACCGTGTTTCAGAAAATGTCGACAGACTGGGATTTCCTGCTCACAAGAGCGGCATTCAATGGTTTCGTTACTACTATGTATGACGACGATATCACGGTTGGGCTGCCTGATTTTAGTACTGACCCCGTACTCAACATTGCTATGGGCGATTCTATCATTGACTTTAAAGGAGAAGTGAGTGCTGAAAAACAACCGCCTTCTTTACAAACAGCTGCCTGGGATCCCGGCACACTGGCATTGATCACTGCCAATGCTACGGAACCAACGGTGACTACACCGGGCAATCAAACAGCCACGTCACTATCCGGCAAACTGGATCAGACGGCCTTCCAGGTTACCTCCACGGTTCCGCTGGTACAGGCAGACCTGAAGACATGGGCAGACAATCTGCTCCTGCGTATGCGTATGAGCGCTGTAAAAGGACAGGTTTCTTTTATTGGCAATGGCACCGTAAAACCGGGCGATATGATTACGCTCAATGGTGTAGGTGCACGCTTCAATGGCAATGCATACGTGAGCATGGTCAGGCATTCCATGGAAGAAGGGGAATGGACCACAACCGTAGGTTTTGGTTTCTCAGAAAAACCTATTTATGATAAAGAACAATATTCCTATAGCAATGCAAATGGACAGGTACCGCCTATTCATGGCCTGCAACTGGCTACGGTGGTAAAGATCTCCGCAGATCCGGGATCTACCTACCGGGTACAGGTAAAACCGGTATCAGCCTATGCAGAACAAAAAGGCATCTGGGCAAGACTGGCGAATTACTACGCCACATCCGGTGCCGGTGCGGTATTTTGCCCGGAGGTAGGCGATGAAGTGATATTAGGTTTCTTAGAAAACGATGCCCGCTATCCCATCATACTAGGCTCGCTGTATGGAAAAGCCAATACACCACCTTTATCACAGGCAGATGAAAAAAATAACATCAAAGCCCTCTACACTAGGAGCCAGTTACAGGTGAATTTTGATGATGATAAAAAGATCATCAAAATTACCACCCCCGGTAATAATTCCATTACCATCAGTGATGAAGGCAAAAGTATTACGCTGCAGGATCAGAACAGCAACAGTATCAAACTGGATGATAGTGGCATTACCCTGAACAGTGCAAAAGATATTGTGCTCAAGGCAACCGGCAACATTACAATGGAAGCCACACAAAAGCTGACTGGCAAAGCCACGCAGGACCTGGAGCTTAGTGGTTTGAACATTAAGCAAACAGCACAGGTAGGTTTTACCGCGCAGGGCAACGCTTCTGCAGAACTTTCCGCTTCCGGTCAGACCGTGATAAAAGGCGGTATGGTGATGATTAACTAA
- a CDS encoding phage tail protein has product MPFPNTTYYPPTGFFFKVAFVGIFGMQEGSFMEVNGLSVSISPEEVKEGGENRFTHRLPSPPKYGNLVLKRGMVIESPLILWAQQCINEFSIKPKTIIVQLLEENAMPIAIWSFFNAYAVKLDYSGLTAKEGQIVIETLELAYDFFEKTL; this is encoded by the coding sequence ATGCCGTTTCCCAACACTACTTATTATCCACCTACAGGCTTTTTTTTCAAGGTGGCATTCGTAGGCATCTTTGGTATGCAGGAAGGCAGCTTCATGGAAGTAAACGGCCTTTCTGTATCCATTTCGCCCGAAGAAGTAAAGGAAGGAGGAGAGAACCGGTTCACTCACCGGCTCCCTTCTCCTCCCAAATACGGCAACCTGGTCCTGAAGCGGGGTATGGTCATCGAATCTCCGCTCATACTATGGGCACAGCAATGCATCAATGAGTTTTCCATCAAACCGAAAACCATCATTGTACAACTGCTGGAAGAGAATGCCATGCCCATCGCTATCTGGTCATTCTTCAATGCATATGCCGTAAAACTGGATTATAGCGGTCTCACAGCCAAAGAAGGACAGATCGTGATTGAAACGCTGGAACTCGCTTATGATTTCTTCGAAAAAACCTTGTAA